From the genome of Callithrix jacchus isolate 240 chromosome 7, calJac240_pri, whole genome shotgun sequence, one region includes:
- the PRPF38B gene encoding pre-mRNA-splicing factor 38B isoform X1 codes for MANNSPALTGNSQPQHQAAAAAAQQQQQCGGGGATKPAVSGKQGNVLPLWGNEKTMNLNPMILTNILSSPYFKVQLYELKTYHEVVDEIYFKVTHVEPWEKGSRKTAGQTGMCGGVRGVGTGGIVSTAFCLLYKLFTLKLTRKQVMGLITHTDSPYIRALGFMYIRYTQPPTDLWDWFESFLDDEEDLDVKAGGGCVMTIGEMLRSFLTKLEWFSTLFPRIPVPVQKNIDQQIKTRPRKIKKEGKEGIEEIDRHVERRRSRSPRRSLSPRRSPRRSRSRSHHREGHGSSSFDRELEREKERQRLEREAKEREKERRRSRSIDRGLERRHSRSRERHRSRSRSRDRKGDRRDRDREREKENERGRRRDRDYDKERGNDREKERERSRERSKEQRSRGEVEEKKHKEDKDDRRHRDDKKDSKKEKKHSRSRSRERKHRSRSRSRNAGKRSRSRSKEKSSKHKNESKEKSNKRSRSGSQGRTDSLEKSKKWEHSPSKEKSRKRSGSKERSHKRDHSDSKDQSDKHDRRRSQSIEQESQEKQHKNKEETA; via the exons ATGGCTAACAACAGCCCCGCGCTGACAGGCAACTCGCAGCCGCAGCACCAGGCAGCCGCTGCGGCGGCTCAGCAACAGCAGCagtgcggcggcggcggcgccacCAAGCCGGCGGTCTCGGGGAAGCAGGGCAATGTGCTCCCGCTGTGGGGCAACGAGAAGACCATGAACCTCAACCCCATGATCCTAACCAACATCCTGTCGTCGCCTTACTTCAAAGTACAGCTCTACGAGCTCAAGACCTACCACGAGGTGGTGGACGAGATCTACTTTAAG gtcACGCATGTTGAACcatgggagaaaggaagcaggaaAACAGCAGGCCAGACAGGGATGTGCGGAGGG GTTCGAGGTGTTGGAACAGGAGGAATTGTTTCTACAGCATTTTGCCTGTTATACAAATTATTTACCCTCAAGTTAACCCGAAAGCAAGTGATGGGTCTTATAACACACACAGACTCTCCATATATTAGAGCGCTTGGATTTATGTATATAAG ATATACACAGCCCCCTACAGATCTATGGGACTGGTTTGAATCCTTCCTTGATGATGAAGAG gACCTAGATGTGAAGGCTGGTGGAGGCTGTGTAATGACCATTGGAGAAATGCTACGATCTTTTCTCACAAAACTGGAGTGGTTTTCTACCTTGTTTCCAAGAATTCCAGTTCCAGTTCAAAAGAATATTGATCAACAGATAAAAACCCGacctagaaaaattaagaaagaagggaaggaaggcattgAGGAAATAGACAGACATGTTGAACGCAGACGTTCAAG GTCTCCAAGGAGATCTCTGAGTCCACGGAGGTCCCCAAGAAGATCAAGAAGTAGAAGTCATCATCGAGAAGGCCACGGGTCTTCTAGTTTTGACAGAGaattagaaagagagaaagaacgcCAGCGGCTAGAGCGTGAAgccaaagaaagggagaaagaacgTCGAAGATCTCGAAGTATCGATCGGGGGTTAGAACGCAGGCACAGCAGAAGTAGGGAAAGGCATAGAAGTCGCAGTCGGAGTCGTGATAGGAAAGGGGATAGAAGGGACAGGGAtcgggaaagagagaaagaaaatgagagaggtaGAAGACGAGATCGTGACTATGATAAGGAAAGAGGAAACGAccgagaaaaagagagagagcgatcAAGAGAAAGGTCCAAGGAACAGAGAAGTAGGGGAGAGGTAGAAGAGAAGAAACATAAAGAAGACAAAGATGATAGGCGGCACAGAGATGACAAAAAAGattccaagaaagagaaaaaacacagtagaagcagaagcagagaaaggaaacaCAGAAGTAGGAGTCGAAGTAGAAATGCAGGGAAACGAAGTAGAAGTAGAAGCAAAGAGAAATCaagtaaacataaaaatgaaagtaaagaaaaatcaaataaacgAAGTAGAAGTGGCAGTCAAGGAAGAACTGACAGTcttgaaaaatcaaaaaaatggGAACATAGCCCCAGCAAAGAAAAATCTAGAAAGCGTAGTGGAAGC
- the PRPF38B gene encoding pre-mRNA-splicing factor 38B isoform X2, with translation MTSVLASCCWYSLSDPDREMVTHVEPWEKGSRKTAGQTGMCGGVRGVGTGGIVSTAFCLLYKLFTLKLTRKQVMGLITHTDSPYIRALGFMYIRYTQPPTDLWDWFESFLDDEEDLDVKAGGGCVMTIGEMLRSFLTKLEWFSTLFPRIPVPVQKNIDQQIKTRPRKIKKEGKEGIEEIDRHVERRRSRSPRRSLSPRRSPRRSRSRSHHREGHGSSSFDRELEREKERQRLEREAKEREKERRRSRSIDRGLERRHSRSRERHRSRSRSRDRKGDRRDRDREREKENERGRRRDRDYDKERGNDREKERERSRERSKEQRSRGEVEEKKHKEDKDDRRHRDDKKDSKKEKKHSRSRSRERKHRSRSRSRNAGKRSRSRSKEKSSKHKNESKEKSNKRSRSGSQGRTDSLEKSKKWEHSPSKEKSRKRSGSKERSHKRDHSDSKDQSDKHDRRRSQSIEQESQEKQHKNKEETA, from the exons ATGACTTCAGTGTTGGCCTCGTGTTGTTGGTACTCACTATCCGATCCAGACAGGGAAATG gtcACGCATGTTGAACcatgggagaaaggaagcaggaaAACAGCAGGCCAGACAGGGATGTGCGGAGGG GTTCGAGGTGTTGGAACAGGAGGAATTGTTTCTACAGCATTTTGCCTGTTATACAAATTATTTACCCTCAAGTTAACCCGAAAGCAAGTGATGGGTCTTATAACACACACAGACTCTCCATATATTAGAGCGCTTGGATTTATGTATATAAG ATATACACAGCCCCCTACAGATCTATGGGACTGGTTTGAATCCTTCCTTGATGATGAAGAG gACCTAGATGTGAAGGCTGGTGGAGGCTGTGTAATGACCATTGGAGAAATGCTACGATCTTTTCTCACAAAACTGGAGTGGTTTTCTACCTTGTTTCCAAGAATTCCAGTTCCAGTTCAAAAGAATATTGATCAACAGATAAAAACCCGacctagaaaaattaagaaagaagggaaggaaggcattgAGGAAATAGACAGACATGTTGAACGCAGACGTTCAAG GTCTCCAAGGAGATCTCTGAGTCCACGGAGGTCCCCAAGAAGATCAAGAAGTAGAAGTCATCATCGAGAAGGCCACGGGTCTTCTAGTTTTGACAGAGaattagaaagagagaaagaacgcCAGCGGCTAGAGCGTGAAgccaaagaaagggagaaagaacgTCGAAGATCTCGAAGTATCGATCGGGGGTTAGAACGCAGGCACAGCAGAAGTAGGGAAAGGCATAGAAGTCGCAGTCGGAGTCGTGATAGGAAAGGGGATAGAAGGGACAGGGAtcgggaaagagagaaagaaaatgagagaggtaGAAGACGAGATCGTGACTATGATAAGGAAAGAGGAAACGAccgagaaaaagagagagagcgatcAAGAGAAAGGTCCAAGGAACAGAGAAGTAGGGGAGAGGTAGAAGAGAAGAAACATAAAGAAGACAAAGATGATAGGCGGCACAGAGATGACAAAAAAGattccaagaaagagaaaaaacacagtagaagcagaagcagagaaaggaaacaCAGAAGTAGGAGTCGAAGTAGAAATGCAGGGAAACGAAGTAGAAGTAGAAGCAAAGAGAAATCaagtaaacataaaaatgaaagtaaagaaaaatcaaataaacgAAGTAGAAGTGGCAGTCAAGGAAGAACTGACAGTcttgaaaaatcaaaaaaatggGAACATAGCCCCAGCAAAGAAAAATCTAGAAAGCGTAGTGGAAGC
- the PRPF38B gene encoding pre-mRNA-splicing factor 38B isoform X3 yields MCGGVRGVGTGGIVSTAFCLLYKLFTLKLTRKQVMGLITHTDSPYIRALGFMYIRYTQPPTDLWDWFESFLDDEEDLDVKAGGGCVMTIGEMLRSFLTKLEWFSTLFPRIPVPVQKNIDQQIKTRPRKIKKEGKEGIEEIDRHVERRRSRSPRRSLSPRRSPRRSRSRSHHREGHGSSSFDRELEREKERQRLEREAKEREKERRRSRSIDRGLERRHSRSRERHRSRSRSRDRKGDRRDRDREREKENERGRRRDRDYDKERGNDREKERERSRERSKEQRSRGEVEEKKHKEDKDDRRHRDDKKDSKKEKKHSRSRSRERKHRSRSRSRNAGKRSRSRSKEKSSKHKNESKEKSNKRSRSGSQGRTDSLEKSKKWEHSPSKEKSRKRSGSKERSHKRDHSDSKDQSDKHDRRRSQSIEQESQEKQHKNKEETA; encoded by the exons ATGTGCGGAGGG GTTCGAGGTGTTGGAACAGGAGGAATTGTTTCTACAGCATTTTGCCTGTTATACAAATTATTTACCCTCAAGTTAACCCGAAAGCAAGTGATGGGTCTTATAACACACACAGACTCTCCATATATTAGAGCGCTTGGATTTATGTATATAAG ATATACACAGCCCCCTACAGATCTATGGGACTGGTTTGAATCCTTCCTTGATGATGAAGAG gACCTAGATGTGAAGGCTGGTGGAGGCTGTGTAATGACCATTGGAGAAATGCTACGATCTTTTCTCACAAAACTGGAGTGGTTTTCTACCTTGTTTCCAAGAATTCCAGTTCCAGTTCAAAAGAATATTGATCAACAGATAAAAACCCGacctagaaaaattaagaaagaagggaaggaaggcattgAGGAAATAGACAGACATGTTGAACGCAGACGTTCAAG GTCTCCAAGGAGATCTCTGAGTCCACGGAGGTCCCCAAGAAGATCAAGAAGTAGAAGTCATCATCGAGAAGGCCACGGGTCTTCTAGTTTTGACAGAGaattagaaagagagaaagaacgcCAGCGGCTAGAGCGTGAAgccaaagaaagggagaaagaacgTCGAAGATCTCGAAGTATCGATCGGGGGTTAGAACGCAGGCACAGCAGAAGTAGGGAAAGGCATAGAAGTCGCAGTCGGAGTCGTGATAGGAAAGGGGATAGAAGGGACAGGGAtcgggaaagagagaaagaaaatgagagaggtaGAAGACGAGATCGTGACTATGATAAGGAAAGAGGAAACGAccgagaaaaagagagagagcgatcAAGAGAAAGGTCCAAGGAACAGAGAAGTAGGGGAGAGGTAGAAGAGAAGAAACATAAAGAAGACAAAGATGATAGGCGGCACAGAGATGACAAAAAAGattccaagaaagagaaaaaacacagtagaagcagaagcagagaaaggaaacaCAGAAGTAGGAGTCGAAGTAGAAATGCAGGGAAACGAAGTAGAAGTAGAAGCAAAGAGAAATCaagtaaacataaaaatgaaagtaaagaaaaatcaaataaacgAAGTAGAAGTGGCAGTCAAGGAAGAACTGACAGTcttgaaaaatcaaaaaaatggGAACATAGCCCCAGCAAAGAAAAATCTAGAAAGCGTAGTGGAAGC